The following DNA comes from Procambarus clarkii isolate CNS0578487 chromosome 23, FALCON_Pclarkii_2.0, whole genome shotgun sequence.
ACAGGCAAAGGCTCAGGGGACTAGACCCACTGGACAGACAAAGGCTCAGGGGACTAGACCCACGGGACAGACAAAGGCTCAGGAGACTAGACCCACGGGAcaggcaaaggctcaggagactaGACCCAAGGGAcaggcaaaggctcaggagactaGACCCACGGGACAGGCAAAGGATCAGGAGATTAGACCCACGGGAcaggcaaaggctcaggagactaGACCCAAGGGAcaggcaaaggctcaggagactaGACCCACGGGAcaggcaaaggctcaggagactaGACCCACGGGAcaggcaaaggctcaggagactaGACCCAAGGGAcaggcaaaggctcaggagactaGACCCAAGGGAcaggcaaaggctcaggagactaGACCCAAGGGAcaggcaaaggctcaggagactaGACCCAAGGGAcaggcaaaggctcaggagactaGACCCAAGGGACAGGCAAAAGCTCAGGAGACTAGACCCAAGGGACAGGCAAAGGCTCAGGGGATTAGACCCACGGGACAGGCAAAGGATCAGGGGACTAGACCCACGGGACAGACAAAGGCTCAGGGGACTAGACCCACGGGGCAGACAAAGGTTCAGGACTAGACACACGGGACAGACAAAGGCTCAGGGGACTAGACCCACGGGACAGACAAAGGCTCAGGAGACTAGACCCACGGGACAGACAAAGTCTCAGGGGACTAGACCCACGGGACAGGCAAAGGCTCAGTGGACTAGACCCACGGGACAGGCAAAGGCTCAGGGGACTAGACCCACGGGACAGGCAAAGGCTCAGGGGACTAGACCCACGGGACAGACAAAGGCTCAGGGGACTAGACCCACTGGACAGGCAAAGGCTCAGGGGACTAGACCCACGGGACAGGCAAAGGCTCAGGGGACTAGACCCACGGGACAGGCAAAGGCTCAGGGGACTAGACCCATGGGACAGACAAAGGCTCAGGGGACTAGACCCACGGGACAGACAAAGGCTCAGGGGACTAGACCCATGGGACAGACAAAGGCTCAGGGGACTAGACCCACGGGACAGACAAAGGCTCAGGAGACTAGACCCACGGGACAGACAAAGTCTCAGGGGACTAGACCCAAGGGACAGGCAAAGGCTTAGGGGACTAGACCCATGGGACAAACAAAGGCTCAGGGGACTAGACCCACGGGACAGACAAAGGCTCAGGGGACTAGACCCATGGGACAGACAAAGGCTCAGGGGACTAGACCCACGGGACAGGCAAAGGCTCAGGGGACTAGACCCACGGGACAGGCAAAGGCTCAGGGGACTAGACCCATGGGACAGACAAAGGCTCAGGGGACTAGACCCACGGGACAGGCAAAGGCTCAGGGGACTAGACTCACGGGACAGACAAAGGCTCAGGGGACTAGACCCACTGGAcaggcaaaggctcaggagactaGACCCACGGGAcaggcaaaggctcaagagactaGACCCAAGGGAcaggcaaaggctcaggagactaGACCCACGGGAcaggcaaaggctcaggagactaGACTCAAGGGGAcaggcaaaggctcaggagaccaGACCCACGGGACAGGCAAAGACTCAGGAGACTAGACCCAAGGGAcaggcaaaggctcaggagactaGACCCAAGGGACAGGCAAAGGCTCAGGGAATTAGACCCACGGGACAGGCAAAGGATCAGGGGACTAGACCCACGGGACAGACAAAGGCTCAGGGGACTAGACCCACGGGGCAGACAAAGGTTCAGGACTAGACACACGGGGCAGACAAAGGCTCAGGGGAGTAGACACACGGGACAGACAAAGGTTCAGGACTAGACCCAAGGGACAGACAGTCTCAGGGGACTAGACCCACGGGACAGGCAAAGACTCAGTGGACTAGACCCACGGGACAGGCAAAGGCTCAGGGGACTAGACCCACGGGACAGGCAAAGGCTCAGGGGACTAGACCCACGGGACAGATAAAGGCTCAGGGGACTAGACCCACTGGACAGGCAAAGGCTCAGGGGACTAGACCCACGGGACAGGCAAAGGCTCAGGGGACTAGACCCACGGGACAGGCAAAGGCTCAGGGGACTAGACCCACGGGGCAGACAAAGGCTCAGGGGACTAGACCCACGGGACAGACAAAGGATCAGGGGACTAGACCCATAGGACAGACAAAGGCTCAGGGGACTAGACCCACGGGACAGGCAAAGGCTCAGGGGACTAGACCCACGGGACAGGCAAAGGCTCAGGGGACTAGACCCACGGGACAGGCAAAGGCTCAGGGGACTAGACCCACGGGACAGACAAAGGATCAGGGGACTAGACCCACGGGACAGGCAAAGGCTCAGGGGACTAGACCCACGGGACAGGCAAAGGCTCAGGGGACTAGACCCACGGGACAGGCAAAGGCTCAGGGGACTAGACCCACGGGACAGACAAAGGCTCAGGGGACTAAGCCTTCCCCCACACTGGAGAAgagaatatatattttaaattttattaGGATTTAGGGCTGAGTCTAGACACTGGAATTTGGGAGAATATTTGTGCCTTGTTTTCCTTAGCACACAGTCCGCCTGGTAGCTCCTAAATGACCGTCAGACGTCCAGAGACGGACCGTCAGACGTCCAGAGACGGACTGTCAGACGTCCAGAGACGGACTGTCAGGCGTCCAGAGACGGACTGTCAGACGTCCAGAGACGGACTGTCAGACGTCCAGAGACGGACTGTCAGACGTCCAGAGACGGACTGTCAGACGTCCAGAGACGGACTGTCAGACGTCCAGAGACGGACTGTCAGGCGTCCAGAGACGGACTGTCAGACGTCCAGAGACGGACCGTCAGACGTCCAGAGACGGACTGTCAGACGTCCAGAGACGGACTGTCAGACGTCCAGAGACGGACTGTCAGACGTCCAGAGACGGACTGTCAGACGTCCAGAGACGGACTGTCAGACGTCCAGAGACGGACTGTCAGACGTCCAGAGACGGACTGTCAGGCGTCCAGAGACGGACTGTCAGACGTCCAGAGACGGACCGTCAGGCGTCCAGAGACGGACTGTCAGACGTCCAGAGACAGACCGTCAGGCGTCCAGAGACGGACCGTCAGACGTCCAGAGACGGAAGATTCATTACAAAAGACAAGGAAGTATGCGAGGAACTCTgttagaaattccaggaggtcttcacctcagagcaaggagaagtcccagagataagagagggaatatcaaaccagacaccactagagtgaTTACCAATGGGGACGTGAGGAAACGTCTGccagatttggatgtgacaaaggctatagccccggatggaatctcaccatggattctaaaggaaggagcagaagcactgtgcctgccactctccatagtgtataacaaatcactggtaacaggtgaactgccaaaaatttggatggTGGCCAATGTAGTCCTATTATACAAGAAGGAGGATAGGAAGGagtcactaaactacaggccattgTCTCTaagttgcattccatgcaagatgatggagaagattgtgcgaaaaaagctagtggaacatctggagcggaagaactttgcaacacaacatcagcatgggttcagggatggcaaatcatgtctaataggtttaattgagttctatgaccaggcaacaaaaattaggcaagagagcgagagagagagagaggactgggCAGACTGCTTATTTCTGGACTGCTAGAAAGCctctgacacagtaccacataagagactagtgcacaaactggagatgcaggcaggagtgaaagtgaaggtactccactggataagggagtatctaagcaacagggcaaagcgagtcactgtgaggggtaagGTCTAGGAGTGGCgaagagtcaccagtggagtcccaaagggttcagtccttggacctatacttttTCCGATATACGTAAATGGTATCCTagaaggaatagactcgttcctctcaatgtttgctgatgatgcaaaaaattatgaggaggatcaagacagaggaagatagtatgaggctacaagatgacctagacaacctgaaggaatggtccaacaaatggctactaaagttcaaccctagcaaatgtaaagtaatgcaactagtaggaggaaataggaggccagacactggatattgAATGGGAGATGaattccttcacgaaacggacagatagaaagatctaggagttaatatcacaccaaacctgtctcctgaagcccacatcaatagaataacatcagcggcctatgcgaggctggctatcatcagaactgctttcagaaacctgtgtaaggaatccttcaaaaccttgtatatcatatatgtaaggccaatcctggagtatgcagccccagcatggagcccgtacgttgtcaagcacaagatgctggaaaaagttcagaggtatgccactaggctagtcccagaactaagaggaatgagttatgaggaaaggctgcgtgaactgcacctcacgtcgctagaagacagaagagctcggggagatatgatcaccacatacaaaattctgagGGGAATTGGCAGAGAGGACAaatatggattatttaacacgggaggtacacgaacaggggagacagggggaagcagagtacccaaatgagccttaccttgaggttaccttgaggtgcttccggggcttagcgtccccgcggcccggtcgtcgaccatgcctcctggttgccggactgatcaaccaggctgttggacgcggctgctcgcagcctgacgtatgagtcacagcctggttgaccaggtatcctttggaggtgcttatcaagttctctcttgaacactgtgaggggtcggccagttatgccccttatgtgtagtggaagcgtgttgaacattctcggacctctgatgttgatagagttctctctcagagtaccagttgcacctctgtttttcaacgggggtattctgcacatcctgccatgtcttctggtctcatgtgatgttatttctgtgtgcaggtttgggaccagcccctctaatattttccacgtgtaaattattatgtacctcacccgcctgcgctcaagggagtacagttttaggctctttagtcggtcccaatagtttagatgttttactgagtggattctagcagtaaaggatctctgcacgctctccaggtcagcaatttctccagctttgaaaggtgctgtcattgtgcagcagtactccactctagagacactagcgtcttgaagagtatcatcatcggtatagcatctctagtgtgaaaagttcttgttatccaacctgtcatttttcttgcagttgtgatggctaagccacagagacattagaaataactttttcagtgtcagagtagttagtaaatggaatgcactaggaagtgatgtgttggaggctgactccatacacagtttcaagtgtagatatgatagagcccagtaggctcaggaatctgtacaccagttgattgacggttgagaggcgggaccaaggagccagagctcaaccccccccccaaggacaacttggtgagtacacgcactcattcCCCTACACTGTCTCACACATACTCACATTTTAccttactctctcctcccactATTCCCATTCTTACCAGTTCTTTAGACTCGGTATGAGTAGGAATACTAATATTGGTATTCCCAGTCCTTGGTATTGCCTATTCTTGACAAGAGTGGTACCAAAACGTACCACTCTTTCATCGGCCCCATTATCTCCTCTCTCCTTTTTCCCCTTCGTCTCTCCTCTTCccttctccatctcctccccctctGATCCcacccctgagagagagagagagagagagagagagagagagagagagagagagagagagagagagagagagagagagagagagagagacagagagagagagagagagagagagagagagagagagagagagagagagagagagagagacagagagacagagagacagagagacagagagacagagagacagagagagagagagagagagagagagagagagagagagagagagagagagagagagagagagagagacagagagacagagacagacagagacgaaCGTCAGGAAATTGGTGTGTTAACGTGCGACAAAACAGTCCCGTCTACGACAGTCCTGGGAGACGGATTACACGTTGCGTGACAGTTTTTGTACCTGGGTAGTTAGTAAGTTCCTAACTGCCTGTGTCTCAGAGTATACAACATAGCTCTTATTCCCATCCATCTTTGCTTTGACCTTCGGCTAAGACATCTTAGGGGAAGACGCCTTGAAGGCACTTGAAAAGTACCGACGCCTTGCCATGGGCCTAATGCAAGCCTGGCCTAGAGCCTAAGGCAAGCCTTGCCTATAGCCTAAGGCAAGCCTTGCCTAGAGCCTAAGGCAAGCCTTGCCTAGAGCCTAAGGCAAGCCTGGCCTAGAGCCTAAGGCAAGCCTGGCCTAGAGCCTAAGGCAAGCCTTGCCTAGAGCCTAAGGCAAGCCTGGCCTAGAGACTAAGGCAAGCCCTAGAGCCTAAGGCAAGCCATAGAGCCTAGAGACGCATTGTTTCAGGCGTCAGGAACCATTTGGGCACCTCAAGACGTCTTTCCTAAGTTGTCTTAAGCAGAAATCAAAGAAAAGAGTGAACGGGAATGACAGCCATTTTCTATACTTTGGGGGCATGAACTATCATAAAATATCACTACCCAGGGACAATGTGATGCACAGTTATCATGATCATTGCTGCCAGCCTACTGCTATAGTCCAGATGATAAGAGTAGATAAGACCTACTGCTATAGTTCTGGTGACAAGAGTAGATAAGACCTACTGCTATAGTCCTGGTGACAAGAGTAGATAAGACCTACTGCTATAGTCCAGATGAAAAGAGTAGATAAGACCTACTGCTATAGTCCAGATGATAAGAGTAGATAAGACCTACTGCTATAGTCCAGATGATAAGAGTAGATAAGACCTACTGCTATAGTACTGGTGACAAGATTACGGAAGATTATTTACTATAGACCTCAAGACCAATAACAAGTCTTTTGAGCGCTGCGTCGCTCGTTTAAGTCTGGGAGAAATCTGGAGGTCTTTGAAGAAGCTTCTCCTTCAAGGACCTCTCCTTCCGAGTCTTCGAAGCTTCCATAGGAGCCTTGTAGTGTCCTTCTGAGTCTTCGAAGCTTCCATAGGAGCCTTGTAGTCTGCTTCTGAGCCTTCGAAATTTCCATAGGAGCCTTTTAGTCTCCTGAGCCTTCGAAGCTTCCATAGGAGCCTTGTAGTGTCCTTCTGATCCTTCGAAGCTTCCATAGGAGCCTTTTAGTCTCCTTCTGAGCCTTCGAAGCTTCCATAGGAGCCTTTTAGTCTCCTGACCCTTCGAAGCTTCCATAGGAGCCTTGTAGTGTCCTTCTGATCCTTCGAAGCTTCCATAGGAGCCTTGTAGTCTGCTTCTGATCCTTCGAAACTTCCACAGGAGCCTCGTAGTCTCCTTCTGAGCTTTCGAAACTTCCATAGGAGCCTCGTAGTCTCCTTCTGATCCTTCGAAGCTTCCATAGGAGCCTTGTAGTCTCCTTTTGAGCCTTCGAAGCTTCCATAGGAGCCTCGTAGTCTCCTTCTGAGCCTTCGTAGCTTCCATAGGAGCCTCGTAGTCTCCTTCTGAGTCTTCGAAGCTTCCATAGGAGCCTTTTAGTCTCCTTCTGAGCCTTCGTAGCTTCCATAGGAGCCTCGTAGTCTCCTTCTGAGCCTTCGGAGCTTCCATAGGAGCCTTTTAGTCTCCTTCTGAGCCTTCGAAGCTTCCATAGGAGCCTCGTAGTCTCCTTCTGAGCCTTCGGAGCTTCCATAGGAGCCTTGTAGTCTCCTGATCCTTCGAAGCTTCCATAGGAGCCTTGTAGTCTCCTTCTGATCCTTCGAAGCTTCCATAGGAGCCTTGTAGTCTCCTTCTGATCCTTCGAAGCTTCCATAGGAGCCTTGTAGTCTCCTTCTGAGCCTTCGAAGCTTCCATAGGAGCCTTGTAGTCTCCTTCTGAGCCTTCGAAGCTTCCATAGGAGCCTTGTAGTCTCCTTCTGATCCTTCGTAGCTTCCATAGGAGCCTTGTAGTCTCCTTCTGATCCTTCGTAGCTTCCAAAGGAGCCTTGTAGTCTCCTTCTGATCCTTCGTAGCTTCCATAGGAGCCTTGTAGTCTCCTTCTGATCCTTCGTAGCTTCCATAGGAGCCTTGTAGTCTCCTTCTGATCCTTCGTAGCTTCCATAGGAGCCTTGTAGTCTCCTTCTGATCCTTCGTAGCTTCCATAGGAGCCTTGTAGTCTCCTTCTGATCCTTCGTAGCTTCCATAGGAACCTTGTAGTCTCCTTCTGATCCTTCGTAGCTTCCATAGGAGCCTTGTAGTCTCCTTCTGATCCTTCGTAGCTTCCATAGGAGCCTTGTAGTCTCCTTCTGATCCTTCGTAGCTTCCATAGGAGCCTTGTAGTCTCCTTCTGATCCTTCGTAGCTTCCATAGGAGCCTTGAAGTCTCCTTCTGATCCTTCGTAGCTTCCATAGGAGCCTTGTAGTCTCCTTCTGATCCTTCGTAGCTTCCATAGGAGCCGTGTAGTCTCCTTCTGATCCTTCGTAGCTTCCATAGGAGTCTTGTAGTCTCCTTTTGATCCTTCGTAGCTTCCATAGGAGCCTTGTAGTCTCCTTCTGATCCTTCGTAGCTTCCATAGGAGCCTTGTAGTCTCCTTCTGATCCTTCGTAGCTTCCATAGGAGCCTTGTAGTCTCCTTCTGATCCTTCGAAGCTTCCATAGGAGCCTTGTAGTCTCCTTCTGAGCCTTCGTAGCTTCCATAGGAGCCTCGTAGTCTGCTTGTTGATGTGTGAGGACCGTGAGAATGACTCATAAGGGAAGAGGGAACGCTTGGATAGTGTGAGGTCTCTGGATGGTAGCGGTGATGGTGCTCTCTCCCGCCAGCATCACTATCATCCTCATCTCGCCAGTATCACTATCATCCTCATCCCGCCAGCATCACTATCATCCTCATCCCGCCAGCATCACTATCATCCTCATCCTGCCAGCATCACTATCCTTTTAATCCTGCCAGCATCACTATCATCCTCATCCCGCCAGCATCACTATCATCCTCATCCCGCCAGCATCACTATCATCCTCATCCTGCCAGCATCACTATCCTTTTAATCCTGCCAGCATCACTATCATCCTCATCCCGCCAGCATCACTATCATCCTCATCCCGCCAGCATCACTATCATCCTCATCCCGCCAGTATCACTATCATCCTCATCCCGCCAGCATCACTATCATCCTCATCCCGCCAGTATCACTATCATCCTCATCCCGCCAGCATCACTATCATCCTCATCCCGCCAGTATCACTATCATCCTCATCCCGTCAGCTTCACTATCATTCTCATCCCGCCAGTATCACTATCATCCTCATCCCGCCAGCATCACTATCATCCTCATCCTGCCAGCATCACTATCATCCTCATCCCGCCAGTATCACTATCTTCCTCATCCTGCCAGCATCACTATCATCCTCATCCCGCCAGTATCACTATCTTCCTCATCCTGCCAGCATCACTATCATCCTCATCCCGCCAGTATCACTATCTTCCTCATCCTGCCAGCATCACTATCATCCTCATCCCGCCAGTATCACTATCTTCCTCATCCTGCCAGCATCACTATCCTTTTAATCCTGCCAGCATCACTATCATCCTCATCCTCTCCCTTTCGCTATCATTTTCCCttcgctctctcctctccctctcttcctgtctccctcagggctctcctctctccctctcctcctgtctccctcagggctctctcctctccctctcttcctgtcttcctcagggctctctcctctccctctcttcctgtcttcctcagggctctcttctctccctctcttcctcagggctctctcctctccct
Coding sequences within:
- the LOC138367693 gene encoding uncharacterized protein, with the protein product MGQTKAQGTRPTGQAKAQGTRPTGQAKAQGTRPMGQTKAQGTRPTGQAKAQGTRLTGQTKAQGTRPTGQAKAQETRPTGQAKAQETRPKGQAKAQETRPTGQAKAQETRLKGTGKGSGDQTHGTGKDSGD